In Phaeodactylum tricornutum CCAP 1055/1 chromosome 10, whole genome shotgun sequence, a single genomic region encodes these proteins:
- a CDS encoding predicted protein: MPSPFLQRQAIDDSLKVFYINLTVLDATEAVVDKVHNIMHGRRLHMPAPKAWRKAWTKTVAKRAARHVSRKHVAKLLARKIPPRLIRTMNKRGLSVWAETVFCDHAFVVVQVQVHHVDPVVFAESGVKNQLEKELKQRKEVDERLKSRLEHKDSFSASSSCSISSDPDSDNEGIDSDDDSVSGNQWMEAQKEALHAQSDNPFIVGKYETCPVLPARVTYQSRLAWWMDWILSWLSPAYRHRMESRYLPNLIQRQLTGQTQRILRKRLRGRKIITDLQVLLEESQARYFFNHLKVVRHKKPHDMDDGETESDTSDFAEAFTGLA; this comes from the coding sequence ATGCCATCCCCATTCCTGCAACGCCAGGCTATAGACGATTCGCTCAAGGTATTCTACATAAACTTGACTGTCTTGGACGCTACCGAGGCTGTCGTCGACAAGGTCCACAACATTATGcacggacgacgacttcACATGCCCGCTCCCAAAGCCTGGCGTAAAGCTTGGACCAAAACCGTCGCGAAACGAGCCGCCAGGCACGTGTCGCGCAAACACGTGGCGAAGCTTTTGGCTCGCAAGATTCCACCCAGATTGATCCGGACCATGAACAAACGTGGCCTTTCGGTATGGGCGGAAACCGTCTTTTGCGATCACGcttttgttgtcgtccaagTCCAAGTACACCACGTTGATCCAGTTGTCTTTGCCGAAAGTGGCGTGAAGAATCAATTAGAAAAAGAGCTaaagcaaagaaaagaagtCGATGAGAGGCTCAAGTCCCGTCTAGAGCACAAAGATAGCTTctccgcttcttccagtTGTAGTATCAGTAGCGACCCAGACAGCGATAACGAGGGTATCGACAGTGATGACGACAGTGTCAGCGGGAACCAATGGATGGAGGCCCAAAAAGAGGCCTTGCATGCACAATCCGACAATCCCTTCATCGTAGGCAAGTACGAAACATGCCCGGTACTACCCGCTCGCGTCACGTATCAATCGAGATTGGCCTGGTGGATGGATTGGATTCTATCTTGGTTGAGTCCAGCTTACCGACATCGAATGGAATCGCGATATTTGCCCAACCTAATTCAGCGACAGCTTACTGGACAAACCCAACGTATTTTGCGCAAACGACTTCGGGGGAGGAAGATAATTACGGATTTACAAGTGCTACTAGAAGAATCCCAGGCGCGATATTTTTTCAATCACCTCAAAGTGGTCCGCCACAAGAAGCCGCACGATATGGACGATGGCGAAACGGAAAGTGATACGTCGGATTTCGCGGAAGCATTTACGGGTCTTGCGTAG
- a CDS encoding glutathione peroxidase (Putative glutathione peroxidase; involved in response to oxidative stress; catalyses the reduction of hydroxyperoxides using glutathione: 2 Glutathione + H 2 O(2) = oxidised Glutathione + 2H 2 O) — translation SFFDLSAKDIDGNAIAFESFRGKVTVLTNVASYCGYTESHYRGLVELWSVMSDKAVEILAFPCNQFGAQEPEEADKIKDFASSKGVRFRIMEKINVNGPNAHQVYKYLKAQAGPPTINWNFGTYFVVGPDGVVESHSGVGPMELRDVVDELLEKEEL, via the coding sequence TCCTTTTTCGATCTTTCTGCCAAAGACATTGACGGCAACGCCATAGCGTTCGAGTCCTTTCGTGGCAAAGTCACGGTTTTGACCAATGTAGCCTCGTACTGTGGCTACACAGAGTCGCACTACCGCGGTCTCGTTGAGCTTTGGTCAGTCATGAGTGACAAAGCCGTGGAGATTCTTGCATTTCCCTGTAATCAATTTGGTGCCCAAGAGCCCGAAGAGGCCGACAAAATTAAGGATTTTGCGTCGAGCAAGGGTGTTCGCTTTCGAATTATGGAAAAAATCAACGTGAATGGCCCAAATGCCCATCAGGTATACAAGTACCTCAAAGCTCAAGCGGGTCCACCCACAATTAATTGGAATTTCGGAACGTATTTTGTCGTCGGCCCCGATGGAGTAGTCGAATCACACAGCGGTGTTGGACCTATGGAGCTACGAGATGTCGTCGATGAATTattggaaaaggaggagTTGTAG